A genomic segment from Xiphophorus maculatus strain JP 163 A chromosome 6, X_maculatus-5.0-male, whole genome shotgun sequence encodes:
- the ndufb3 gene encoding NADH dehydrogenase [ubiquinone] 1 beta subcomplex subunit 3, with product MGGDHGHSKMSMPDWRQWKVEGTPLEFTQQRLAARGLKDPWARNEAWRYSGGFARAVTLSEVLFRGFKWGFAAFTVALAIEYTMFPPKKGGH from the exons ATGGGAGGTGATCACGGCCACAGCAAGATGTCCATGCCGGACTGGCGGCAGTGGAAGGTGGAAGGAACCCCGCTGGAGTTCACGCAGCAGCGACTGGCAGCCAGGGGCCTCAAAGACCCGTGGGCACG CAACGAGGCATGGAGGTATTCAGGCGGATTCGCGCGCGCGGTCACTCTGTCGGAAGTTCTGTTCCGAGGATTTAAATGGGGCTTCGCTGCGTTCACTGTCGCTCTGGCAATAGAGTACACCATGTTTCCTCCAAAGAAAGGAGGACACTGA